CATAAGAAACTAAACTGATTGTAAACAAACTCATGATGTAATAAGAATGACCTCAGAACTAACCAGTAAACTTAAATTACACAACCAAAGCACTCATAGAGAATAAAGTAAACTCAAAATTCTGGGTCAAAGACTGAGAACATGACATTGCGATACCCTCTACCCTATTACTATTACACAAAAGTATGGCCTGCCctatttcattttcacttgacatttctgattttaaaaataaaatcataacaAACCATAATCCTTTAAACTACTTTCAAACACATTAGTTTTTTTCTAATGAAATGAGCAAACATTTGCTTGCCCTTTTCAATACTAATACAGATGCATTTGGGTTTTTACAGCTTTATAACATGTTCCCGTGGATTGGCAAATGGTTCTCTTACCCAAATGAATTCAAAAAAGCATTTGCAGCCAACAGGGAACAACAGATGAAATTAGTGAGTCATTTGAAAGAAACTCTCAATCCAAAGATGTGCAGAGGCTTTGTGGATGCCTTTCTGATTCACCAAGACAATTTGGAGGTGAGGAACACATAATTTATACAAAGCTgatattgtttctttttttaaagagcaaTGACAATAATGTGAACATGTTTTCCTAACCTGGTGGTGCTTCTGCCCAACTGGTGAAAAGAAATCTGTTTAACACAGCAATGTGAATCAGTGTCATAGTTAAAAGCATCAGCTGTTGAATAACTTCTGGTTTTATACTCAGAAATCTGGGATTACCACCAGTCATTTCCACAATGAAAACCTCTTGATAACAATAATGAATTTATTTGTTGGTGGCACTGAAACATCATCACGCACAATCACATGGGGACTTTTTCTTATGGCCAAGTATCCAAAGATACAGGGTAAGAACCTGTAAATGTTCAAAGTgcttacaaaaaacaaaaatttctGTTACACTGAAGTCAAATTTATTACATCCTTCGAGCCCTTTCATCTTCCAGAGAAGGTCCGGGAGGAGCTAAGCAGAGTAATGGGAGATCATCAGGTCCAGTTTAAAGACAGGACAGAGCTGCCTTTCACCAATGCTGTCATCCATGAGGCACAGAGGCTAACAGCTATTGCTGCCCTGGGGCTTCCTCACAGAACTTCACAGGACATTACCTTTAGGGGTCACTTCATTAAGAAGGTAAAATATATCAgaaaacaaatgatgtgtttattatatattaaagcttcaaaaataatcagatttttgATTACTAAAACATTGTCACAGATGTGGAAAAAGGGAGTTGAATGATTCTTTCTCTCAGTTTGATTATCAAAATGATCAGGAAGATCAACATTTCATGGAATTTGCAGTAGTCAGCTAGTGTTGCAGCATCAAATAGGAAATATTCTGTGATCAATATTTATAGAATACAACTGTGTGAAAAATGTTTATCAGCTTGATTTTTTTAAGCTAGATTAAATGAATCAAGTATGTTTTCATCAAAAACTCATTTTGTCCCAGAtgaaattttgtttttaagtcacagctaaaaataatatttgattTTTGCGTAATATCCTGTGAATACATATtaaaaaagggaggaaaaaagtTTGGTTTGTGTATTCAACAGGGGACAGCTGTGTATCCTTTCCTGTTGTCTGTTCTGTCTGATGAGAGTGAATGGGAGAAACCGTACACCTTTTATCCGGAACACTTCCTGGACAAAGATGGAAAGTTTATCCAGCGTGATGCCTTCATGGTTTTTTCTGCAGGTTTGTAATCAACTTCTTGTCACGACCCAGTCTACTATCAGATAAAATGTAgcgtatttttttgttttctatttcagGTCGCAGGGTTTGTCCCGGAGCAAGTCTGGCCAGGACGGAAGTCTTCATCTTCTTCACCACCCTTCTGCAGCGCTTCCGAATTACTTTTCCACCTGGAGTTTCAGAGGATGAACTGCTTCTATCACCATCTGATAGTCTCATCCTTAACCCTTCAAATGTTAAACTGTGTGCTGTCCCCTTGTGAGAAACAGCAGACTGATTCAGCTCAATTAGCttgaataaaaatgtacacTTAAACACAAGAAAATTAATGGATGAGTGATTGGAAAGACAAACTGATCTGTGAACTAATGATAATCAATAATAATCTTCATCTTTAGGAGCTGGTTAAAGCATAGATAAATGTAGAATGCAGCTGAAATAAAGCAAAATGTAACTAACAAAGTGTGCAGGTCAATAGATAAAAGGTGTGGTTTGCCACTGTTAAAGTATTTCTGGATCAACCAACAACCAATTGTATCTTTAACTTCAATCAAGTTCTCAGGTGGATTTTCTTGTACATTGCATACATGTGTTAATTGAGCATGGTGACTCCATTGTGGTCAGAAAAGTGACATGTTCCAAGCAATGTGAGCTTCACTTGTGCTACtgttataaatgtatttaaatcttTCTGACATTGTAGAATTTGTAGTTTATGTCAGGTTTGCCATAATTTGTAGTTTATGTCAGGTTTGCCATGAGGCAGAGCAAGACACTTTGAATAACAATGATACATAGTGAGAAATATGAAACAACAATGATCCTAAAAATACTGGCAATTACCGGTGCTACCTTCCCAGCCTCCTCATATACACCTttggtatcaatttcaaaatcctgtaTCACCTTGTTTCCGAGTAATTACATTCACAAGAATTTCAGAAAGCTTGATctctgaccttgaccttgaagTCAACGTTACTGAGATTTAAACTCATCTAAGATTTTTAGTAAATGCTGGTTCTTATACAGCACTTACTCTACCTGAACACTTAAAGCACTTCATACAATTTGCCTCATTGCCCCATTTATACATGCATAAGTGCTTTATATctagcattcacacacattcataaccTGATGATACAAGAAGAGACCTCTGAGTGAAATACAATGGGCTCCCTAACCAGAGCGCAGACATCTGATTAGGATGTAAATGGAAAAAGAGAAGCACTGAAATACAAGATACTATAAAATAACAGTCATATTCACATcctgagagacagaaaaatgcTATCACATTTAACGTGATAGTATCTATTATCTACACTATATAGAGTTTAGGAGTGATTGCTGTAGTCTCCAGGCAGCTGTTTCAGGTTTCATGGTTTTTCTGATTTGTTAAAGACATTAATGTATTCATTGTTGTGTAAAACATTCACGCATTATTCCCAGGATTTTGTGGTCTTGTAGTATGGCAccatggttagcactgttgccacacagcaagaagctcctgagttcaattccaccatcaggctctttctgtgtggaagtttgcatgttctccccgagtgtgcgtgggttctccctgggtactccagcttcctcccacagtccaaagacatgcacttagtggggataggttagttgatcaatctaaattgcccataggagtgagtgtgaatggttgtctgcctctgtgtgttagccctgcgtcagactggcgacctgtccagggtgtgccCTGcatctcgccctatgacagctg
The genomic region above belongs to Pelmatolapia mariae isolate MD_Pm_ZW linkage group LG15, Pm_UMD_F_2, whole genome shotgun sequence and contains:
- the LOC134642725 gene encoding cytochrome P450 2K3-like; the protein is MLVRSPQKLAQSNLSPPVKFISQNSSSLTLLNTVQLLLLIHFLSSNITQKDGKEPPGPTPLPVFGNFLQLDLKKIHVTLLELSKQFGSIFTIYLGTKKVVVLVGYNTVKEALVDYAEVFGERDSKPIIDELFRGQGIVWANGDTWKEMRRFSMTNLKDFGMGKKEFEDKIIEECHYLMEAFKQFKGEFDINQSLSNATANVICSFIYGNRFDYNDPEFTSLVNRTCRNNKLLSTPSVQLYNMFPWIGKWFSYPNEFKKAFAANREQQMKLVSHLKETLNPKMCRGFVDAFLIHQDNLEKSGITTSHFHNENLLITIMNLFVGGTETSSRTITWGLFLMAKYPKIQEKVREELSRVMGDHQVQFKDRTELPFTNAVIHEAQRLTAIAALGLPHRTSQDITFRGHFIKKDESEWEKPYTFYPEHFLDKDGKFIQRDAFMVFSAGRRVCPGASLARTEVFIFFTTLLQRFRITFPPGVSEDELLLSPSDSLILNPSNVKLCAVPL